The DNA sequence GGTTACAGCGAAACTATGCATCGCAACGTGTTTGCAAGGAAGAAGTTATTTGATGCTTGCAGCAACCAAATAACAATGTGTCGTTACAAACGACAGACAGTAAACCCCTTCCCGATGTGTTTATCGGGACGAGGCAGTTACGCAAGCTAAACGAGGGAGAGGCTGGTAAATCAACTGCATAAATATTTCCCAAGAACTCTTTCATTGTGGATAATCTCAATTTCAAAATCGATACCATAATCATTTTCTGTTGCATTTCTGAAAATGCCAAGGTCTCTTAAATGATAAAGTAAGATTGCAAACGAATCTGATTGAGACTTGTGTTTTTTATTCTCTTTGGAAAATTATTCATACATTATTCGAAATCGATTTTTGCAATACATATACCCAATTACCACTATTAGGATAGAAAAACCGATTAACCTTTTCATATCCCATCCTCAAGAAAAGTCGAAGACTATTTTCGTTATTTGTCCGAATTGTGCATTGAAGAAGCTTTGCACCATCATTTTTAGCTTTCCTCTCAGCTCGTGATAAAATCTCTTTGCCTTTACCTTTGCCTTCTACTTTTTTTAAAACACTAACATGTGATATTTCAGATTGATACCATTGGATCTTCTTTGATTCAGCACACGCGATAACTTCATTTTCATCTTCCAGATAAACGTAATTTGATTTTGATTCCAGTACCTTGTCCGCTGTATAATCGACTACTAGTTGGTTTCTACTATTTAATAGGTTCGCAATTTGTTCGGCTATGTCTCTCGTCATTGTTTGTTTTTTTCGGTTGATGTT is a window from the Patescibacteria group bacterium genome containing:
- a CDS encoding GNAT family N-acetyltransferase, which translates into the protein MTRDIAEQIANLLNSRNQLVVDYTADKVLESKSNYVYLEDENEVIACAESKKIQWYQSEISHVSVLKKVEGKGKGKEILSRAERKAKNDGAKLLQCTIRTNNENSLRLFLRMGYEKVNRFFYPNSGNWVYVLQKSISNNV